A stretch of Cyanobacterium sp. HL-69 DNA encodes these proteins:
- the ilvN gene encoding biosynthetic acetolactate synthase I regulatory subunit IlvN: MKHTISVLVEDEAGVLTRIAGLFARRGFNIESLAVGPTEQVGVSRIVMVVPGDDDTIEQLTKQLHKLINVIKVTDITKIPCVERELMLVKVSTNSNNRGELLQVAQVFRARVVDIAEDSLTLEVVGDPGKMVAIISMVSKFGIKEISRTGKIALTRESGVNTEYLKSLETKV, encoded by the coding sequence ATGAAGCATACCATTTCTGTCTTAGTAGAAGATGAAGCCGGAGTATTGACCAGAATTGCAGGATTATTTGCCAGACGTGGTTTTAACATAGAAAGTCTAGCCGTAGGCCCCACCGAACAAGTAGGGGTATCAAGAATTGTCATGGTAGTACCGGGGGATGACGACACCATCGAACAACTAACCAAACAACTCCACAAATTAATTAACGTCATCAAAGTTACCGATATTACCAAAATTCCCTGTGTAGAAAGAGAATTGATGTTAGTAAAAGTTAGCACCAACAGCAACAACAGGGGCGAACTATTACAAGTGGCTCAAGTATTTAGAGCTAGAGTTGTAGATATAGCAGAAGATAGCTTAACCTTAGAAGTAGTAGGAGATCCGGGAAAAATGGTTGCCATCATTTCCATGGTCAGTAAATTTGGGATTAAAGAAATTTCTCGCACTGGAAAAATTGCCCTGACAAGGGAGTCGGGAGTTAATACCGAGTATCTAAAATCCTTAGAGACTAAAGTTTAA
- a CDS encoding serine/threonine protein kinase, bacterial, with protein MSDNLVIVNSRYQLLHKLGEGGFGVVYLAKDKKTNQHCVIKQLHSDLENTDIVKRLFYEEIKILEKLDHPQIPRLIDFCNGDQDFYLVQEYVAGETLSLELRGHKPWTETKVLDFLEQGLEILDYIHRQGVIHRDIKPDNFIRRQDDQKIVLIDFGAVKHFNVEQSHIINPTVAIGTHGYMPSEQARGKPRKNSDIYSLGMIAIQALTGKNPISLKEDEQSTEIIWRQFADVHSYLGDILAQMVRTDYTKRYHSAHLVLQDLRQYIRWYETLKDHKGNLMLEDGVEIDQHQSTTNFFLTKNPTILKTVTQGYSLSLGFLLFLVFGIIGVGFFYYGSRRVEATIDKLQFSLVNQNFQECIELTESNIADKISPSVLDEYIGQCRLGYARQQAQQEDYQRAIAIIQAIPPQNPHYQEANTLIEDWTQTYERQSVDCPPNVLCICPGPLCPN; from the coding sequence CCTTGAAAATACGGATATTGTCAAGCGCTTGTTTTACGAAGAAATCAAGATTTTAGAAAAGTTGGATCATCCTCAAATTCCTAGACTGATTGATTTTTGTAATGGGGATCAAGATTTTTATTTGGTACAGGAGTATGTTGCGGGGGAAACTCTTAGTTTGGAACTTAGGGGGCATAAGCCTTGGACTGAAACAAAGGTATTGGATTTTTTGGAGCAAGGATTAGAAATTCTTGATTATATCCACCGTCAGGGGGTAATTCACCGAGATATAAAGCCTGATAATTTTATTCGTCGTCAAGATGACCAAAAAATTGTTTTAATTGATTTTGGGGCGGTAAAACATTTTAATGTGGAACAAAGTCATATTATAAATCCCACGGTTGCTATTGGTACCCATGGTTATATGCCCAGTGAACAAGCGAGGGGAAAACCCCGTAAAAATAGCGATATTTATAGTTTAGGGATGATTGCCATTCAAGCCCTCACGGGTAAAAATCCCATTAGTTTGAAGGAAGATGAACAAAGTACGGAGATTATTTGGAGGCAGTTTGCTGATGTTCATTCCTATTTGGGAGATATTCTAGCTCAGATGGTTCGCACTGATTATACGAAGCGTTATCATTCTGCACACTTAGTTTTACAAGATTTACGACAGTATATTCGTTGGTATGAAACCTTGAAAGACCACAAGGGTAATTTAATGTTAGAGGATGGTGTTGAGATTGATCAGCATCAATCAACAACAAATTTTTTCCTTACCAAAAATCCGACAATTCTTAAAACTGTGACTCAGGGGTATTCTTTGAGTCTTGGGTTTTTGTTGTTTCTTGTGTTTGGCATTATTGGGGTAGGATTTTTTTATTATGGCAGTCGTCGAGTGGAGGCGACTATAGATAAACTACAATTTTCTCTGGTTAATCAAAATTTTCAAGAGTGTATTGAGCTTACAGAGTCAAATATAGCCGATAAAATTTCTCCTTCTGTTTTAGATGAATATATTGGTCAGTGTCGCCTCGGATATGCTAGACAACAAGCTCAACAGGAAGATTATCAAAGGGCGATCGCCATTATCCAAGCAATTCCCCCTCAGAATCCCCATTACCAAGAAGCAAATACTCTCATAGAAGATTGGACTCAAACCTATGAAAGACAAAGTGTAGATTGTCCCCCCAATGTATTATGTATTTGCCCAGGCCCCCTATGTCCCAATTAA